In the genome of Arachis stenosperma cultivar V10309 chromosome 2, arast.V10309.gnm1.PFL2, whole genome shotgun sequence, the window TAGTTGTTTATTCATAGAGTCGGTATGGCAAACACTTTCAATATTGTGTGGTCCGGTCCTAAGTTAGATTGAAAACTTGATTATAGTTATTGGGAGACTTTGATGTCTACCCATTTGAAGGCCCAGAACCTATGGAATTTCATTGAACCGGGTTTGCAAGAAGGAGCAGATGCTGCCCAATAGAGGATAGATCAATTGGCACTATCTCAAATTCATCAAGGAGTATATTATACGGTGTTTGGCAAAATAGCAAATGCTAAAAGTGCAAAAGAAGCATGGAAAACGTTGAAGCTGTCATATAAAGGTGTAGAAAAAGCTCAGAAAGCAAAGCTACAGTCTTTGAGAAGAGAATATGAAAGGTACAAGATGTCTAGTTCAGAAACTGTTAAGCAATATTTTACTCGTGTTACAGACCTTGTCAATAAGATGAGAGTCTATGGAGAAGATATACCCGATAGCAAAGTGGAGGAGAAAATTCTTCGCACCATGCCGATGAAGTATGACCATGTGGTGACTACAATACTAGAGTCCCACGATATGAATACCATGACGATTGCAGAGTTGCAAGGAACCATGGAAAGCCACATCAGTAGAATACTAGAAAAATCAGAAAAGTCAACCGAGGAAGCCTTGAAAAGTCGAGTGAATTTAAACAATGTTGCAGCATCAAGTCATACAAAAGAAGGACGAGGTCGTGGTTTTAATTTTCAAAGTAGAGGCAGAGGAAGTTTCAGAGGTAGAGGTCGTGGCAATTACAACCAAGGAAGTTACAATAATTTTACACCACCTAATCAAGAAAGAGGTGGAACGAATTTCAGGCCTGTCAACCGAGGAAGAGGTCGAGGCAATTTTTATCAAGAAAGAACCAATTTCAATTGCTTTCATTGTGGAAAGTATGGACACAAAGCAGCAGATTGTAGATTCAAAATGGTAAATAATAATCAAGCACACGTTGCAGAAAATCAGCATCAAAATACTGATGACAATCTGGGTACTCagactttattttttacaagTAATTCATGTGCTGAAGATGAAAATATATGGTACTTGGATAATGCTTGCAGTAATCATATGTCTGGTAGAAAGGAGTTATTTTCTTCATTAGATGATTCAGTTAAACTATTATTGAAGTTTGGTAATAGTACAAAGATCCCTATTGAAGGAAAAGGGAACATACCAATTAGATTGAAATTAAAGATGGTTCTCTGAGTTATATTTCTGATGTTTTCTATACTCCTGAACTTGATTATAATTTACTGAGTATGGGGCAATTATCTGAGAAGGGATATAAGATGATAACTTATCATGGATATTGTACTGTATTTGACAACAATGGAAGGTCCATTGATAAAGAAAAGATGACTTCAAACAGaatattttcattaaaaattcaacatgTTAATCCCTCTTGCATGAGTTCCGTGATACTTGATGATAACTGGTTGTGGCATATGCGGTTTGGGCACTTTCATTTTTCTGGCTTAAACTACCTTTCAAGAAAAAGACTTGTTTCTGGTCTACCACAGATTCATATTCCCAATTGTGTTTGTGAGATTTGTCAACTGGAAAAGAAGCACAGAGATCCATTCCCTACAGAAAAGTCTTGGAGAGCTAGAAGATTACTTGAAATTGTGCATTCAGATCTCTGTTCTATAGAAGTTTCAAGTAATGGTGGTAGCAGGTACTTTAtcacttttattgatgattttagTAGATATACATGGGTATACTTTTTGAAGCAAAAATCAGAAGCATGTGATGTCTTTAAGACATTCAAGGCGTTTGTCAAAAAACAAAGTGGCTGTAAAATCAAAATTCTCAGAACAGACAGAGGAACATAATATCTTGTATGTTCAGAATACTTTAAGCAACACGGAATTCAACACCAACTAACAACTAGATACactcctcaacaaaatggaGTTGCTGAAAGAAAGAATAGAACCATCATGGATATGGTCAGATGCATGCTCAAGTCAAAACAAATGCCTAAAGAGTTTTGAGCAGAAGCAGTCGCAACAACAGTTCATATTTTAAATAGGTGTCCAACAAAGAGTGTTCGTGATAAAACTCCAGAGGAAGTTTGGAGTAGAAAGCGACCTTCCATTCATCATTTCAGAATCTTTGGGTGTATCGCTTATGCCCATGTACCAGATCAATTAAGGAAGAAGTTAGATGACAAAGGTGAGAAGTGTATCTTTATTGGCTATAGCACAAACTCAAAAGCATACAAGTTGTACAATccagaaacaaagaaagtaatCATCAGCAGAGACGTGACGTTTGACGAGAAAGCCATGTGGGACTGGGACACAAAGACAGAAAAGCATCCGATTGTAATTTCAAATACAtgtgatgatgaagaagaaagacAACCGGACGCAATCGAATAACCAGAATCATCTAGAAGACCTCAAAGAGAGAGGAGACTGCCTGCTAGATTAGCAAATTATGAAGTTGGCAATGACAACGATCCGTCCGATGAAGAAATCATAAATTTTGCTTTATTTTCAGATTGTGAGCCGTTGAACTTTGAAGAAGCCTTTAAAGACaacaattggaagaaagcaatgGATGAGAAGATTCATGCCATTGAGAAAAATGACACATGGGAGCTGACAGATTTACCAGCAAATAAGAAGTCGATTGGAGTAAAGTGGGTTTACAAGACTAAGTACAAACCCAATGGTGAAGTTGATCGTTTCAAAGCAAGATTAGTTGCTAAGGGATATAAACAAAAGGCAGGTATCGATTATTTTGAAGTATTTGCTCCTGTTGCTAGATTAGACACTATTCATATGATTATTTCACTCTCGGCTCAAAATAAGTGGAAGATacatcaaatggatgttaagtcTGTATTTCTAAATGGCACTTTAGAAGACGAAGTATATGTTGAGCAACCTGCAGGATATGAAGtttttggaaaagaaaataaagtttaCAAATTGAAGAAAGCTTTGTACGGGTTAAAGCAAGCACCAAGAGCGTGGTACACAAATATTGATTCTTATTTTACTCAGAATGGTTTCAAAAGATGTCCATTTGAACATACTATTTATATCAAGTTCGTTGAACCTGGAGATATCTTGATCGTGTGTCTTTATGTTGATGATTTAATCTTTACTGGCAACAATTTGAAGATAATTGCAGAATTCAGGGAGGCTATGATAAAGCACTTTGAAATGACAGATATGGGTTTGATGTCTTACTTTCTTGGCATTGAAGTGGTTCAAAGAGATGATGGAATTTTTATTTCTCAGAAGAAATATGCAAATGATATTTTGAAGAAATTTCAGATGGAACATTCAAAGCCAGTTCCTACTCCATTCGAAGAGAAGTTCAAGTTGTTGAGAGAAGATAAAGAAAGAACAGTAAATTCTACATATTACAAAAGCTTAATTGGAAGTCTAAGGTATTTGACTACGACTAGACCAGATATTGTGTTTGGAGTTGGTTTGCTTAGCATATTTATGGAGGAGCCTTGTACCAACCATTTGCAAGCAGCAAAGAGAATTCTTCGATATATCAAAGGTACTTTAAATGATGaaatttattatgagaatactAATGAAGTAAACCTTGTTGGCTACACTGATAGTGATTGGGCCGGAGATAtagaaacaagaaaaagtacTTCAGGGTTTATATTTCACCTTGGTTCTGGTGCAATTTCATGGTTGTCAAAGAAATAACCAGTAGTAGCACTATCTACAGCAGAAGCAGAATATATAGCAGCAGCAAGTTGTGCAACACAAGCAGTTTGGCTAAGAAGAATTCTTGAGGAATTGAACGAGAAACAAAGTACTCCAACAACAATATTTTGCGATAACAAGTCAGCTATTGCACTTTGCAAAAATCCAGTATTCCATGGAAGATCGAAGCATATTGATATTCGGGTTCATAAAATCAGAGAGTTGGTAAATGAGAAAGAAGTTGTGATCGAGTATTGTCCAACTGAAGAACAAGTTGCTGATATATTTACAAAGCCATTAAAGACCGAGTTATTTTCCAAATTGAAGAAGATGCTTGGAATGATTAATTCTGCAAGTTTGATTTAAGGGAGGCAATgttgattaaaaattttaaattaacttGCATGAACTAGAATCTTCATAAAACATAGTTAAAGAATTGAAGAAGTAAagtttgagttgaaaacaataaTCATCTATTTACTAGAAGATGTTGGAAGCTTGAAGATTTTTGAAGAACATTCAAGAGAGTAGTATAACTACAATATTCTACAATATTGAagaattcaaaatcaaattgaattgaaattagAAGATTATAGAAACTATATGAATACAAGTTGAAAGATGATTCATGAAGCCAACTCATGAAATGGTAGTCATTACAAAATTGATTTgtgatttataaattattattttagtaggAAACATTACCTATATAAAGGCACATATGCCTTGTGTATTGTATGTTCCATGAAATGAAAAATCCTTCTTTgttctattattttatatgaGTGTTGATGAAGTTGAgagatgaaaaatatgataGCGTCATTTATATGAGTGAGTGATCTTAAGGCCAATTGAAGTGTGGGTATTATATTTACAATATCTTAATTGTTTAACTCACTAATATTATATCCTTAATGTTGACGATGctattttctctttcaattgCCTCATGAATCGGCCACATACCCTTCTCATatttcaccttttttttttcttttcctttttcatggTTAGAGTTCAGGGTATTGCTCCTAACTCCATTACTATAAGCATGTTGATGGATTGTTTCCGTCAAATGGGTCATAATATGagttattctttttctttattcaaaACGATTTATGTTAgattattcttttattaatttaatgtttatggtaattaattataataaaagtaCATAAAGAATATTTTAtgatcacttttttttttaaatttaatttgtaacACTAAATTTCTCCCCAACATCTAAAATCTGAGATGAATTAAGCTAAAAGACTCTTTTTCTGTATGATTATGTAATATaattaaagataaataacaaaaatataacatcATATACCCAAATTACTTCCattcttattaattttggatCTAGTCATAAAAGTTGATTATATTTGCAAACCAATTCGCATTATCATTTAGTCCAAACTTaatatttatttacaaagttGTCACATTTAATCcaattcaattcatcttcaTTCAAATAAGCTTAGTTCCAAAAATTATTACTTCTAGACATACTCTAtcattttcttctatttttctttaatttttcatcttatttttttagaagCGTATTAGTTTACTTTACAAAATATGAAAacatatttaatttgattttttatattgTGATTATCGCTCACAGTCTTTGCAAAAGAATATATGGTTATtctggatttttattttttagaatagatgtaattttttaaatcaaaattgaGATATTTTAAGATATATCCAGGAAAAAAAGACACAAAGGTGAAAGATGCAACTTGACACTCATGTATCTTGTCATGTAGTAATTCATTAAAATGGCGTGCTAagttagttatatatatatatatatatatatatatatatatatatatatatatatatatatatatatatatcacttaCTGAGATATTTTTCCTTATTATTTCTATTCTTCatgtttggtttggttttggttggaTTTTGAGACAGAAATGAAAATGCAATTTCTCAAGGTTCAGGTATGAATATGATAAATCAAGCTTTCAATTTAAGTAACTATATGTAACATCTATATATCTTGATTCTATAATAGACTATGAGATGTATAATGATTAAGTTGGATTACCTAGTGTATgtcatactttttttttcttttaacttcTAAAAATCTTGTTATTGGATTTTAGACATAATAGTTTGTGTATCAATCGAGACTCTAGTGCAAAACAATAAATGTAGAgtgcaaaaataaaataaagtaaaatagtTCATAACATGTGtcactttattaattttattaattaagtttattttattcaataataaaactaattaaagaGTAATGCTACCTaaactaataaagaaaatattcatgaaaatttataaacatgttgaaaaaaacttttaaagtgaaaaaatttgttaaaatgaGAAAGTGTAAGCTTAATTAATATTGAATAGTTTATAGGTCTTATCATATGGCTAagtctattatttttatttaatggttattaaaaattcatctttttattttatctacTTAGAATcattttgaaataa includes:
- the LOC130963391 gene encoding uncharacterized protein LOC130963391, with protein sequence MSSSETVKQYFTRVTDLVNKMRVYGEDIPDSKVEEKILRTMPMKYDHVVTTILESHDMNTMTIAELQGTMESHISRILEKSEKSTEEALKSRVNLNNVAASSHTKEGRGRGFNFQSRGRGSFRGRGRGNYNQGSYNNFTPPNQERGGTNFRPVNRGRGRGNFYQERTNFNCFHCGKYGHKAADCRFKMVNNNQAHVAENQHQNTDDNLGTQTLFFTSNSCAEDENIWYLDNACSNHMSGRKELFSSLDDSVKLLLKFGNSTKIPIEGKGNIPIRLKLKMVL